The Haloarcula laminariae genomic sequence CTGTTCGGCCACGTCGGGGACGCTGTTGTCGTCGCCCTCGCGCAGGTGAATCGCGGTCTGGCCCACCACCCCGTCGACCGGGCCGTCCGCGGTGTGAATCGTGACGTGCTGGCCCCGCGAGACGGTCTTGTCCGAGCCGCCGATGCGGCCCATCCGGACGTGCCCGTCGTCTGTCAGCTCCCGGACAATGAACCCTATCTCGTCGCCGTGGCCGGCCAGTGCGACCTCGGTGTCGCCCCCGGAAAGCGTCGCAACGGCGTTGCCGTAGTCGTCGGTGCGGACCTCGTCGGCGAACTCACTCACGTAGTCGACCCACACGCGCTGGCTGTCGGCTTCGAAGCCCGACGGCCCGGGCGTCGAGAGCAGTTCCTCGAGCAGCTGTCGTCGTCGCTCGTCCATACCCGGCCTTTGCCGTCGTCGGTCATGAATAGCCGGGGTAGCACAACCACTAAAAGTCAAGAGCGTGATGTATTACTATGGTCGACATCACGCTTTTCGAACTGCATCTCGACGGCTCGGAGTTCACCGCCAACGCGCCCGGGGTCGGCGGGAACGACGACGAAGCGGCGGACGAAAGCGACTCGGGCGGGGCCCCGCTGGGGCTTGTCGCCGTCCTGGCGCTGGTCGCTCTCGTGGTCGTGACGGTCGCCGCCAAGAAGCTAACCGGGGGCGACGAGGAACCCCCGCTCGGCGAGATGGAGTAACCGCCGGGAGAAGGCCTATGGCGCCCCGAACCGTTGCTGGGGTATGGGAATATATCACAGCGTCCGCGCCGTCGCCGGCGCGACCGGTGACGGGCCGATAGACTGGACGGCGGTCGCCGAGGCCGCCAAGGAGTCGACGGACCCCGGCGACCTCGCGCTCTCCGCGGCGGAGACGGAGGGGTACACCACGGACGTCCGCGACGCCCGGGACCGGGTACGGGCGGTCTCCGGGCTCGACTTCGACCTCCCGGAGACCGTCGAGATTCAGAACCGCCACCACTGGATCGACGCCAACGTCGCGACCTTCGAACGGGTGATGGCGCCCATCGAACAGCAGGCCGAGTACATCCCGGGCGTCGCCCGCGCCGTCAACACCGGCTCGATGGCCTTCGCGCTCTCATTCCTGGGGAACAACGTTCTCGGGCAGTACGACCCCCTTCTGCTCGCCGACAACGACGACCACGCGCTGTACTTCGTCCGGCCGAACATCCAGCGCGTCGCCGGCCAGCTCGGCGTCGACGGCGACCGCTTCCGCCGCTGGATAGCGTTCCACGAGGTGACCCATGCCGCCGAATTCGGGGCCGCGCCGTGGCTCTCCGACCACATGGAGGAGACGATGGAGGAGACCATCGAGAAGCTCTCCAGCGGCGAACTCGACCGGTCCTCGCTGGGCGAACTGGACACGACAATGACCGCCGTGGAGGGGTACGCCGAACTGCTGATGGACCGCGCCTTCGACGACGAGTACGACGACCTCCGCCGGAAGGTCGACGAGCGCCGACAGGGTCGGGGCCCCGTCGCCACGCTGGTCCGGCGGTTCCTCGGCCTCGGGATGAAACGCCAGCAGTACGAGCGCGGCAAGGCCTTCTTCGAGACGGTGGCCGACGCCCGCGGCGTCGCCGCGGCGGGCCGGGTCTGGGAGTCGCCGGAGACGCTGCCGACGGACGAGGAGATAGAGACGCCGCGGCTGTGGGTCGAGCGCGTGCTGGACTGACAGCGGCGCGAGATGCGCTGTCGGCGCTCAGCTGGCGGTACAGATGCAATCAGGCGGTTTCGCTTGCGTACTTCTCGTCGTATGCGTCCACGAGGCTCAGCACGGTCTCGGTGCTCTCGCCGCGGACGATATAGACCTCTTCAGTCGCGTCGCCGCTATCGGTCCCGGTGTGTGAGCCCGCACCTATCACATATGCGTCGCCAGCGTACACATCGAACGTGACCGCGTTGTCGCCCACCTCGGTCTGGGACTGCCGGGTCGGCTCCTCGACATCGACGAAGAACTCTACCATGGAATCTATCAGCGACTCCCCGAATCCGTCCTCGACGACGAACAGTAGCTGGTCCCCGTCCTCCGTATCCGTCGGCCAACCGATAATCTCCGTCGTCGGCTGGTCGCCGCTGTCCGACGTGACGCTCGTCTGTGAGGACAGGAACGTCGGCGTCACCGAAATCGATTCGGACTGATAGCTTTGTCTGACCTCCCGTTCGTACTGGAACGGTGACTCGGAGGTGTTCTGCGTCGTCCCCTGTTGGTTCTGGCCGGTTTGCTCCGGAGTCTCGACCGCCCCGTCATCGATGAGAGAGTAGCCGACCCCGGCGACTGCACCTACCGCGGCCAAACTGCTGAGGAGGGTGCGCCGGGAGACCGTCGCGCCACCGGCGTCGGCGCCAGATTGGTCCGCGGTGCCGGTACGGTCCCCGGCAGCGTCACGCTGTGACTGGTCGGCAGGCTCGTCTCGGCTCTCGTCGGCTGTATTGGGTCGGTCTGTCATTAGTAGTCGAACGTTGATTGTGGCCCGTACTCCTCGTAGTTCAGCGAGTCCTGGTAGTTGTCCAGTCCGCGACCAAAGCTTGCGCCGACGGCCGCCGCGGTGTACTGGCTCAGATTGAGCCACGTGCTCCCGTTGTCTTCCCACTCCTGGGCGTTCGTCTCCGCCCCGAGCGCCGCATCGTAGCCGTCACCCAGCGCTCCGGAAGAGAGGTCCTCGTACGTCTTGCTGATTCCGTAGCTGGCACTGGCCTCGATCTGGTAGTCGACCTGCCTGAGCGCCAGCATTCTGAGGATTCCCGACGGACCGATACTGTAGTTGTTCACGAGCGTTTCCAGCCCGATCAGCTTGTTGAGCAGCGGTTGTTGGGCGCCTGCCGCGGCTTTCCCAATAGCTGCGATCTCGGATTGTGCTTCCGCCGCGTTACTGACCCCTTCGACCGCGATAGAGATAGCCGCGGTCGCAAGGACGGTGAAGCCGGTGCTTTTGAGGTCGGTCGAACTGCTGATAGAATTCATACCGACGCTCGTGTGGATACTGTCCGCCTGCCGGAACACCTCCACAACCGTCGCTGCGCTCTCGGCGATTGTTTTCACATCATCGACACGCTCGTACGCCTGCAAAGTCGATTGGGCGATATCAACCGCCGGGCTACTGATGTTTTCGAGCGATTCGGTGGCCTCCGGGACCTGATTCTCCGCCCATTCGAGTGAGGCACTCGCGCCGCCGATGTTAGCGAACACTTCGTGGTACGGTCGGTTGAAGTCTTGTTGGCCCCAATCAAACGTGGTAACCGCGAGGTCGAGGACCTGTACCGCCGAGGCCTTCGTATCGACAGCGCCCAACGCCAGGACGCCGCTTAGCTTCGTAAAGAGGTTCGCGGTCCGCGCCAACTGCTCCGCGTCCTCCCACTTCTCGTACTCTTTTCTCACGGATTCGAGACGCGCCTGCGAGTCGTAGGGGTATTCTTCGCAGTACCGATAGCTGATTGCAACGCTGGCAGCCCGCTCGGGTTCCAATAGCTCGTACGACGTCGTGGTAAAGGCGTATCGGTCGTCCGGCTCCTCGGGTATCTGGTCGAGGACGTAATGGTCCTCGCCCTCCAGAGTGACTGTGGCGAGGCGGTTCGCGTCCCGGAGCCGGTCGCTACTGTCGGTGGCTGTCGCCGGCGTACTGGTGGGCGTCTCGCTGGACTGGAGCGTGATAGACCGCGTCGCGACGTGGTCATCGGTGACGACACTGATAGTCCGGTCGCCCGTCTCCGAGCTTTCGAGGTTCCATGTCAGGGTAACTGTGTCTGTCGCGCCTGCCCCGAGGGTGACCTCCGTCTCGTCCAGTTCGGTACCGGACGAGCGCTCCAAGGTGACCAGCTGCGTTCCGTCGGCGTCACCCGTATTCTCCACCTCGGCCGTGACGCTGACTTCGGTTCCCGCCGTAACCGGCGCGTTGGTGGAGACGATATCCACGGCGAAGGTCGCACTCGCCTGGGCACTGTTCGTGTATATCTCTCTCACCTCGTCGCCCGACAGCTGGCCGTCGTAGATGCGGAGGTCCGAAAGCTTGCCGACCAGCAGATCGTACCAGTCGGGACTGCTTGTTCCGTACCAGCTTCCTATCGTCTGGTGAGACCAGTAGTTCGTGTTCCGGGGGCTGTACCCGGAGAGGTCGTCGTCGTGAAACGCCTCCGCGCCGTCGATATAACAGGTCAGATAGTCGGCCGCGTTGACGACGAGCGCGAGGTGGTGCCACTCTCCCGTCGTGACGTGTAGCTCCGCGTCAGTGGCATCGTCCGTGGTGTAGGACTCGCCCTCCCCCAGGGAACTAATACCGAACCGTATCTCGACTGACCCGCTGGTGTCAGCCGCCGGGAGGGCCTCGAGGACGTACTCCGCGTCGTTTCGCAAGATGTGATGGTCCGCCGGTGAGTTGTTCGGGCTCCCCCCTTCCGTGCTATCGAAATACAGCCAGCCGGTGACGGTGACAGGTCCGTGCTCCCGTTCTACGATGCTGAGTTCGGGGTTGTCGCTTCCGGAGCCGACGAGAAGCCCGTCGTCCCCGTCCATCGCGACCCCGGCCCGGCCGTGATATCTCCCGACCGTGGGGTCGCCCTGGCCGATGGACGCATCGGCGTCGCCGACTGTATCGTCGAACCCGTTCGCAAACGGCCAGCGGGCGACGAGGTCGTCGGCTCTGACGATACCGCTATCGGCCTTCGGAGCGGTCTCCCGGTAGACCTGCTGAATCTGTGGCTCGTCTATGCCCGGTTGGTACACCCGCAGGTCGGCGAGTTTGCCCCGCATCAGATGGCCCCACTCCTCGGGATTGCCGCCGTACCAACTGCCAATCGTCACGTCGGTCCAGAAGTCGGAACTGGACTCGTTGTACCCGTCCATCTGGTCGTCGGTGAACGCCACCTCCCCGTCGACGTATATCTCCAGGCGTTCGCCCGGCGTGACCAGAAACGCGAGGTGATGCCACTCGTCTACCGGGACGGTGACTTCGTCTTCGTCGGCCATGCTATAGCCGTTGGCGTCTCCATCGCTGTAGGGGCTGATGCTGAGCCGAACGCCGACGCCGGAGCCGGATTCCGCTTCGCGCCCGACGATGCGGACTCCGGTGTCGTTCCGGTAGAGACTGTGGCTCGCCGCCGACTCCCCGGACGGGTCGTTCCCGGTTTCGGAGTCGAAATACGCCCACATGGTGATACAGAACCGGGGTTGGTCCGCGCCACAGAGGTCCAGCTCCCCATGGCCGCCCCTGCTCGCCCGGAGCGCGTCAGTCCCATCGAAGGCCACGCAGTCGCGACCGCTGTGGCGTTCTATCGACGGTGAGTCTCTGGCTGCTGTCGCGTCGTTACCTCCGGCGACATCGGCGAAACCGTCGCTGAAAGGCCATCTGCTCACCAGGTTCTCTTCCCCGACCACCGCTGTCTGCGTCGATGCCGTATCCATGAGCACGTTGTGAAGTCGTAGTCGGATTCAGCGGCCCCGTCCATATCAGGGTACAAATTAGCGATTTGAAAAACGTGTTGGTTGAAACAACATACTCCACACGTGTCAGTGGCCGTGAGTTGGGGAGCCACTGGCTATGAAACAGCCAGGCCGGCGACGGACCCGACGAACGATTGGCGGTCTCAGTTCGGTCGGTACAGAGAGCTCAAATGTCGCTTTAGAAGATTGGATCTATAACGCCTGTTTGAATTCCACGAGTGCAAACACAACGGCAATAGCTCCGAATGCTACACCAATCGCACCTAAAAGCTGATTTCGCGGAACAACAGTCGTCTGTGAGACGGTCAGCAGTGCCAGCAATATAACGTGGAGGGCAAGCAATCGATCTGTCCGGTCAGACATATGACGAATCCATGGCGATTCAGTAAAGAAATATTCGATTACTACGTACTCAAACCACCCAAGCAAGTCAATCGTACCTCGGGGAACGGAGCGATGCCGGACGCCGCTCGACACGGTTCTCGTTTCCGCCGTCTACTTTCGACGGTCTCGATTCGTGGCCCGCTCCTCGGGCTCTTCGGACTCCTCACGGCGCTCCCGAAGCCGCTCCCCGGGTTTCGGTCCGCGGTCCAGGTCGTCCTCGTAGGGCGTCTCGGCGATGCTGTCGGGGAAGGTGAACTGCGCGAGGAGCCCGCCGACGAGTGCCGCGGCGACGCCGACGGCCAGCGCGGCGACCAGCCCGCCAGACCCCCACAGCGTCACCAGCGACATCGAGAGACCGACGAGCAGCGCGAAACCGACCTTCAGCCGGACCAGGAACTTCTCGCGGTCTTCCTTGGTCACCGAGGGGCCGACCATCACCGGGCACCCATCAGTAGAACCCCCGCTCGACGTCCTCGTCGATGACGTCCTCGAACTCCGCCTCAAGCAGCTGTTCGGCCTCCTCGAAGGTCTCGGTCAGGTCGTCCATCCGGTCGGGGCGGTCGTACTGGTCGTACTCCATCGGGCCGTAGGCCGGCGAGTCCATCGCGTCGAGCATGTCCTCGACGAGCGCCCGCGGCGTCGTCGGCGCGTCGGCGTGAGTCTCCAGGACGGTCTCTAAGTTCTGTGCCTTCTCCTTGGCGTCGTCCTCGTCCTCGGGCCCCTGCTGGACGCCGAAGACGCCGGTCCCCTGCTCGGGAAAGAGCGGGTCGATGTCGTCGTCTATCTTCCGGGCGACCTGCGAGCCGACGCCCTGGACGGCCATCGGGTTCTTCGCGTAGGTCTTCAGCTGGTACACCCCCGCGGAGGGGTGGCCGATGTACATGTCCTCGCCGATACCGCCCGCGCGGTCGCCCCCGACGGCGCGCCACCCGCCGGGGTCGGCGTTGCTGTCCATCACGTCCTCGATGATGTCCTGCCAGTCGCGAACGCGCATACACCGGCGTTGGGTCCGGGTCAGAATGAACCCATCGGTCCAGCGGATGCCAGGGATTGATTACCGTCCCGACAACAGCTACACATAACTTCGGTAACTGAATCAGGTGCGTCCACGCGTGGGAACTACAGGCGGCGACGGCGGGGATATCGGCGTCGACAGTCGCCAGCTTCTGCTGGTCGTCGTCTGCCTGTTCGGCCTCGTCGCGGCGGCCTTTCTCGCGCCGGTCGCGGGCCAGAACGCCCCGTTCGGGGACGGGGCCGGCGACCCGTCTGAACGCGTCCCTGACAACCAGGGCGGGGGAGGCGGTGACAGCGCCGGCGACGGGTTCGACGTTCCGGAGTGGCTTCGGGACCTCTTCGGCGGCGGCGATACCGGGGGCGGTGACAGCGGGACCCCGAGCAAGTGCCAGGTCTACGTGGAGAGTACTCCGAAACCCGGAGCACAGGCGACGGTCTTCGTCACCGTCGACGGTGAACCGAGTAGCGGCGTCCGGGTGTGGTTCAACGGTGACTACGTCGGTCGCACGGACGGCCGAGGGGTCGTGACCGGCGAGGTCCCCTTCGAGACCGAGCTGAACGTCACGGTCGAGTCGCCCGTCGACGAGCCGTGCGCGTTCTCGCGGACCGCGCCGGTCGGGCCCTCGGAGTCCGGCGCGGTCGGTTCGGGCGTATCGACGGCGCTCGCGAGTGGGACGAGCGCTATCGGTGTCACACCGGCGTCCCCGAAACTCGACGCCGGGCCGGTCCGCCAGCAGCGCGGCGGCGCGAACAACACGACGCAGTTCGAGGTGGCCAGCGACGCCAGTATCCGTGTCGAGGGCGACCCGTACCCGGGGACGACCGTCACGCTCGTCGCGACGGTCCGGGGCGTGCCGATGGCGAACGCCAGCGTCGCCGTCGACGGGGAGACGGTCGGAACGACCGACGAGCGGGGCCGATACCGGCTCTCCGTCCCCGACCGCGACAGCGTCCGGGTGACCGTCAGCCGCGGCGAGATACGCGGCCGGACCACGGTTTCGGTGTTACAGCTCGCAGTCGGCTACGAGCCACAGCTTGCGGTCCCGGGCGAAACCGTGACCGTGAACGTGACGCGAAACGGCGAGCCGGTCCGGAACGCGACCGTGGCAGCCGACGGGGAGACGCTGGGAACCACCGGTCCCAGCGGCCGGGTGAACTTTACCGCGCCGCTGACGACGGGCGGGACGGTCACGGCCACCACGCCGCTCCAGCGCGCGACGGTCCCGGTGGTGTACGCGTATCTCTACACCGTCGGCGCGTCGCTCCTGCTGGTCGTTCTCTCGACCGTGACGACCTGGGTGACGGCCCGGCGCCGCGACCGCGAGACGGCCCGGCGCGTCGCCCGCTGGTGGGGCGCCGTCGGGGTCCTGTTCGCTGGCTACGCCGTCTGGGAACTGCCGGGGCTGGGCGTCGCCGCTATCTGCGTCCTCGTCGTCGCCCTCTACCGGCACCGGCAAGCGGTCCGAAGCGGTGGGGCGACGGCCGCGGAGCGGGCCGGGGCGTTGCTGGAGCGATGTAAACGAGGACTCCTGCGTGTCGTCGAGGGTCTCGAAGCGACCGTCGACTGGCTCCACGCACAGGCCACGCGGTTCGGGGCGTGGCTCCGCTCGCTGCCCACCTCGCTTTCGGCTCTCGGCGCTCGGTTCTGGGGATGGCTCCGCACGCTGCCCGGACGGCTGCTGGCCGGGCTCCGCGAGTCGCGCCGCGCCGTCGCCGCCGCGCTCGCCGCCGCCGCGCTCGCCGCCGTCGCCGTCGTCGGGACCGCCACCTACGCGTACGGGGTCCCGGGGTTCCTCCTCTCCGTCAGTCTGGTCGCTCTCGCGGCGATTGCCTGGTGGCTCCGGCGGCGAGCGGGCGGGGCCGGTACTGCCGCGGCGTCGGCACCGTCGACGGCCGACAGCGCAGCGGCGACCGAGGACGGCGACGACCCGATGCTGCGCCGACTCTGGCGGCGGCTGGCGAGGTGGGTCCTGCCGGAGACCTGGCGGACGCGAACGCCCGCCGAGGTGTCCCGGGCGGCGATTGAACGGGGGCTGCCGCGCGGGCCCGTCGAGACGCTGACCGAGGCGTTCCGCGACGCAGAGTACGGCGGTCGGTCGGGCGAGCAACGGCGTGAACGGGCCAGGGCGGCCTTCGACGAGATTGCCGGCGCGCGGGACGAGGAGGGCGAGGAACGATGAGACGGCTCACGACGGTGCTGGCCGGCGTCGGCGCGCTGCTCGTGGTCCTGGGCGCCGTGTTCGGCCTGTTGGCCGGGAGCCCCGCCGCGCGGGTCCCGTCCCCGGTCGCCCTCTTCGGCGGGGTGCTCGTGGTCGCCCTGACGCTGTGGAAGCTGGTCCGCTCGCCGGGCGGGGGGTTCGCGCCCGCCCCGTGGGACGAGGACGGGGCTATCGTCGACGAGCCGCCCGAGTCGACGGCGCGGACCGACCCCATCTCGGGGACGGCGCTGTCGGGTGTCATCGAGGCGGCCGCGAGCGACGCGCGCGATGAGACCGTCGAGGCGGGGCTGGCGACGGTCAGGCCGCCGCTCCGGGAGGCGCTCGTCGCGGCGCTGGAGCGGGGCGGCTGGGACCGTGACCGCATCGAGGCGGCGCTGGCCGACGGCTCCTGGACCGACGACCCGGTCGCCGCAGCCGTCCTCGACGAGGGCGTCGTCCCGCCCGAGCGGTCGCTCAGACGCCGGGTCTGGGCCTGGCTCTTCCCCGGGAAAGCCGTGCGACACCGGACGGCTCGGGCCGTCGGCGCCGTCGCCAGAGCGGCCGATACGGCGCTGCCTCCGGTCGTCGGCCAGCGGGCGCCGCGCCCGGTACCGGTGGCCGAACCGACCCTCGACGACCTCCAGCGGGCGGCCGACGGCAGTCTCCGCCGGGCCGTCGACGGGTCGGCCTCGGTCGGCGCGGACGAGTACGAGAAAGACGAGGTCGAGTCGGGTGCAGAGGAGGGGGGCGCTCCGTCGGAGGCACCGGACGGACGCGACGCAACTCCCGAGACACAGCCAGCGTCGGCCGCCGGTGACGAGTCCGCCGAGTGGCCGGCCGAGGCCGGGGGTGGCGACTGATGGCCCGGCGGGTCCGCTGGCGCGGGGCGGTAGTCGCGGCCGTATTGCTCGGCTTCGTCGGCGGTATCCGGGGGAACGGGACCCTGCTGCTCGCCGCGACGATTCCGCTGGCGTACGTGGCCTACGGCTCCGTCTCGACGGCGGCCGTCCCCGAGCGCCTCACCGTCACACGACGGGTCGACCCGCGGGTCGCGCCGCCGGGGCGGCCGGTGACGGTCACGCTGACGGTCCGAAACGACGGCGACAGGACGCTGTCGGACCTGCGCGTCGTCGACCCGGTCCCGTCGGCGCTTGTGGTCCTGCGGGGCACGCCGAGAGGTGGGGGGACCCTCGAACCGGGGGAGTCGGTGACGGTGACCTACACCGTCGTTGCGCGCCGCGGCGAGTTCGACTTCCCGCCGGCCCGCGTGCGGGTTCGCGGGGCCGGCGCGGGGGCGGTGGCGACGGCGGACAGACAGCCGTCGGGCGACACGCGGCTCATCTGTCGGCTGGACGCCGACGCGCCGCCGCTCTCGGATATCGGCGACGCCCGCGTGGGCCGGCTCACGACGGACGCGCCCGGGGAGGGGGTCACGTTCCACTCGACGCGGGAGTACCGCCACGGCGACCCCGCCGGTCGCATCGACTGGCGCGGCTACGCCAAGCAGGGGGAGCTCTCCACCGTCAACTACGACCGGCAGGTCTCGGCGACGGTGGTGTTCGTCCTGGACGCCCGGGCAGCGTCGCGGGTGGCCGCCGGGCCGGGCCGCCCGACGGCGGTCGAACTCGGGGCCTACGCGGCGACCCGGGCGCTCAACACCCTGCTCGGGGCCGGTCACGACGTCGCCGTCGCCGTCGTCGGCGTCGAGGGCGACGGGCCGGGCGGGCTGGCGTGGCTGCCCCCGGGCGGCGGGAGCGAGCAGCGCTCGCGGGCCATCGCCGTGCTGGGCGAGGCCATCGACGCGGCGCCGGCGGCCGACTGTGACCCCACGCAGCAGGCGCGGACGCTGGGCGGCCTGGTCGACAGGCACGCACAGTTCGTGCTCGTCTCGCCGCTGCTCGACGACGCGCCGCTGTCGATGGTCGAGCAGTGGTCCGCGTTCGGCGGCTCCCGGACCGTGCTGTCGCCCGACATCGTGGCGTCGAACACCGTCAGCGGCCAGTACGAGCAGGTCCGGCGCCGTACCCGTCTGGCCCGCTGTCAGGCCGGCGGCGCCCGGTCTATCGACTGGCGGCGCGGGACGCCGCTGCCGACGATTCTGGAGGCGACCTTCGCCGCCGAGGCCCACCGGGCCGGCGGGAGCGTCCGCGCGGGAGGTGGCGGCTGAATGGCCATCGGCGGCACCAGGCTCGACACCCCCTCCGCCGTCGGCGACGAGGGGCGACCGCGCGGCGCCAGCCTGACCGTCGTCGCGGTCGTGGTCGTCGCGATACTGGCCGCCGCCGGCTACCTGGTCGGCCGGCCGCTGGCCTTTACCACGTTCGGACTGTTCGTCGGGCTCACGTCGGCCGGGATGGCCCTGCTGTCACGCGACCGGTTGCAGCCGAAGGTCCTCGGGCACCTGCTCTTTCTCCCGGCGGCGGTCGTCCTGGCCGCGCTCGTTGGCGCGAGCGGGCTCGTCGCGTTGGCGAGCCCGGCGGTGGCCACGCTGGTCGCGGGGGCCCTGGTCGCCATGTTCGGCGTGGCGGCGGGCTGGAACGACGCGTTCGACCGGCCGACGGTCACGACGACGCTCGTCCAGAGCGGGCTCTCGTATCTGTTCTTCCTCGTCTGGCTAATCGTCCTCGCGTTCGTCGCCGGGCTGGGTCTGCTGGGCTGGGAGCTTGCGGGCTCGCTCGCGCGGGGGGCCGGACCGGTCGCCGCGTTCTTCGGGCTGTTCGAACTGCTCGGGGTCGCCGCGCCCTGCCTCTACGTCGCCGTCCGGGCGCTCCCGACCGTCGAGTTGGCGCCGGCCCACCGCCGGTCGACGGCGAGGGCGCGGTACGGGCGACTCAAATCCGCACTGCTCCGGGTGACGCTCGTCGCGTGGGGGGCCGTCATCCTGGGCCTGGTTGGGCTGGCGGCCGGGGTCGGCCAGGCGCTCCTGTCGCCGGTCGGCGGACCGATAACGCTGCTCGCCCAGGTGACCGCGATTCCCCTGCTGGCGGTCGCGGCCCTGGCCCTGCTCGCGGCGGTCCTGGCCTGGGCCGTCCGCCGGACGACCGCTGGCTTCGAGAGCCTGTCGACGCGGACGGTCGGCGCGGCCGTCGCGGCCGTCTGTTACTCCCTCGCGCTGTTCGTCGTCGCCCCGGCCCTCCTCCGACTGGGCTACGTCGGTGCGACAGCCATCCTCGTCGTCCCGGTGCTCCCGCTGCTCGTCTACGTCGGACTCGTCGCGGTCCTGCTGGGCTTTTACACCGGCGTGCTCCCCGGCCGGGCCGCCACGTCGGCCGTCGTCGCGGCCGGGCTGGTCGCCATGGGACTCGGCGGGGCGTTGTACGGGTTCCCGTCGCTGTTCGTCTTCGCGGCGGTCGCCGGCGGGCTCGTCGTCTGGGACGTGGGCACGTTCGGACTCGGCGTGACCGCCGAGCTCGGGCACCTCCCGGAGACGCGCCGGCTGGAGCTGTACCACGGGGTCGTCGCCGTCGGCGTCGGCCTGGTGGGCATCGCCGGCCTGACCGTCCTCGACCTCGCCCGGCGGTCGGTCGGGTCGGCCGTCGGGTCGCCGACGACGATGGGCATCGCGGTCCTCGGCGTCGTGCTGGTGGCCATCGGGCTGCGGGGCTGACCAGCGCCCCGTCACAGCGGGTCGGAGAGATAGGAACCACAGGTCGCCCGGATGGCATAGTTTCATGACAGCGGCGTCTAACGCTTGGATATGACCGAAGCGAGCCTGACGCCCGAGGAGGCCGCCGGGCGCTGTCGGGACATCGTCGACCGGGTCGAGGAGGCCGTCGTCGTCGAGCGGCGGGTGCTGTACGAGACGCTCGCGGCCATCATCGCCCGCGGTCACGTGCTCGTCGAGGACGTCCCCGGGACCGGCAAGACCGTCCTGGCCCGCGTTTTCGCGGAGTCGCTCGGGCTCACCTTCACCCGCATCCAGTTCACGCCGGACCTCCTGCCGGCCGACGTCACCGGCTCGAACATCTACAACGAACACGAGGGCCGGTTCGAGTTCGCGGAGGGCCCCGTCTTCACGAACGTCGCGCTGGCCGACGAGATAAACCGCGCCCCGCCGAAGACCCAGGCCGCCCTGCTGGAGTCCATGGAGGAGCGCCAGGTCAGCGTCGACGGGACGACCCACGAGCTGCCCGAGCCCTTCGTCGTCATCGCCACGCAGAACCCGGTCGAGCAGGAGGGGACCTTCCGCCTGCCGGAGGCACAGCGGGACCGCTTTGCGGTCAAAACATCGATGGGGTACCCCGACGTCGAGGGGGAGATGGACCTCCTAGCGATGCGGGACAGCCGGCGGACCCTCGCGCCGAGCGTCGACCCGGTCGTGACGCCCGAGACGGTACTCGAACTGCAGGAACTGGCCGAGGAGGTCCGCGTCGACGGGAAGGTACGTCGCTACATCGTCGACCTCGCCCGGGCGACCCGCGAGGACGAGCGCACGGAAATCGGCGTCTCCCCGCGCGGGGTCCAGCGGGTGTTCGAGGCGGTCCGGGCCAGCGCCGTCATCGACGGCCGCGAGTACGCCACGCCGGAGGACGTCAAGCGGATGGCCCG encodes the following:
- a CDS encoding glycosyl transferase, yielding MAIGGTRLDTPSAVGDEGRPRGASLTVVAVVVVAILAAAGYLVGRPLAFTTFGLFVGLTSAGMALLSRDRLQPKVLGHLLFLPAAVVLAALVGASGLVALASPAVATLVAGALVAMFGVAAGWNDAFDRPTVTTTLVQSGLSYLFFLVWLIVLAFVAGLGLLGWELAGSLARGAGPVAAFFGLFELLGVAAPCLYVAVRALPTVELAPAHRRSTARARYGRLKSALLRVTLVAWGAVILGLVGLAAGVGQALLSPVGGPITLLAQVTAIPLLAVAALALLAAVLAWAVRRTTAGFESLSTRTVGAAVAAVCYSLALFVVAPALLRLGYVGATAILVVPVLPLLVYVGLVAVLLGFYTGVLPGRAATSAVVAAGLVAMGLGGALYGFPSLFVFAAVAGGLVVWDVGTFGLGVTAELGHLPETRRLELYHGVVAVGVGLVGIAGLTVLDLARRSVGSAVGSPTTMGIAVLGVVLVAIGLRG
- a CDS encoding AAA family ATPase, which produces MTEASLTPEEAAGRCRDIVDRVEEAVVVERRVLYETLAAIIARGHVLVEDVPGTGKTVLARVFAESLGLTFTRIQFTPDLLPADVTGSNIYNEHEGRFEFAEGPVFTNVALADEINRAPPKTQAALLESMEERQVSVDGTTHELPEPFVVIATQNPVEQEGTFRLPEAQRDRFAVKTSMGYPDVEGEMDLLAMRDSRRTLAPSVDPVVTPETVLELQELAEEVRVDGKVRRYIVDLARATREDERTEIGVSPRGVQRVFEAVRASAVIDGREYATPEDVKRMARATMSHRLILTTEATVENVDPDGIVRSVLDSVDVPAVSPDAPEAPSNGESGGNSAEGPPDADSRGGDATADQSDASDPQSTPERADGHSEGSAPSDGDASSRRDGSVSDRENEP
- a CDS encoding DUF58 domain-containing protein, which produces MARRVRWRGAVVAAVLLGFVGGIRGNGTLLLAATIPLAYVAYGSVSTAAVPERLTVTRRVDPRVAPPGRPVTVTLTVRNDGDRTLSDLRVVDPVPSALVVLRGTPRGGGTLEPGESVTVTYTVVARRGEFDFPPARVRVRGAGAGAVATADRQPSGDTRLICRLDADAPPLSDIGDARVGRLTTDAPGEGVTFHSTREYRHGDPAGRIDWRGYAKQGELSTVNYDRQVSATVVFVLDARAASRVAAGPGRPTAVELGAYAATRALNTLLGAGHDVAVAVVGVEGDGPGGLAWLPPGGGSEQRSRAIAVLGEAIDAAPAADCDPTQQARTLGGLVDRHAQFVLVSPLLDDAPLSMVEQWSAFGGSRTVLSPDIVASNTVSGQYEQVRRRTRLARCQAGGARSIDWRRGTPLPTILEATFAAEAHRAGGSVRAGGGG